The Papaver somniferum cultivar HN1 chromosome 3, ASM357369v1, whole genome shotgun sequence genome includes a region encoding these proteins:
- the LOC113358605 gene encoding transmembrane protein 230-like — translation MAYVDHAFSISDEDIMIESSYIVHNRPPIKEIALAISLLVFGTLGIIFGIYMAVNRVGGDTAHGVFFAALGSILFIPGFYYTRIAYYAYKGYKGFSFSNIPPV, via the exons ATGGCATATGTAGATCACGCGTTTTCAATATCAGATGAAGATATAATGATAGAATCTTCATACATAGTTCATAATCGACCACCAATTAAAGAAATAGCTCTAGCGATTTCATTACTTGTTTTTGGAACTTTAGGTATAATCTTTGGGATTTACATGGCTGTTAACAGAGTTGGTGGTGATACTGCTCATG GGGTTTTCTTTGCGGCATTGGGATCGATACTGTTTATACCTGGGTTTTATTATACAAGGATTGCTTACTATGCGTATAAAGGATACAAAGGGTTTTCTTTCTCCAACATTCCACCTGTGTAG
- the LOC113358606 gene encoding 60S ribosomal export protein NMD3-like, translating to MAVEESGMFRIQQTVGTVLCCKCGILMAPNAANMCVKCLRSEVDITEGLQKSVIIMYCPECNSYLQPPRTWIKCELESKELLTFCVKRLKNLNKVRLIHAEFIWTEPHSKRIKVKVRVQKEVLNGVVLEQAYLVEYVVQDHLCESCSRVAANPDQWIASVQLRQHVPHRRTFFYLEQLILKHDAALRAIKIKQMDHGIDFFFGNRSHALKFVDFVGKVCPIKSRNDKQLVSHDEKSSTYNYKYTFSVEICPICREDLICLPPKTALSLGNLGPLVLCTKVSDSIALLDPLTLRMSYMVADQYWRIPFKTLLSSRQLVEYIVLDVESMISEVNVGGTTYALADVQVARVSDFGKNDLIFNIRTHLGHLLNPGDYALGYDLYGANSNDIEIDKYKGLVIPDAILIKKSYEEKRLKKRGKPRAWKLKSMNMEVDNSNRKLDEEKMNTEYEEFLKDLEENPEMTFNISLYRNKEYQPSEMTDADDDGPLPLDQMLAGLELGDEEEEDNNNNGQGMSD from the coding sequence ATGGCAGTCGAAGAATCAGGGATGTTTAGGATACAACAGACCGTTGGGACTGTTTTATGTTGCAAATGTGGAATCCTGATGGCACCGAACGCTGCAAATATGTGCGTCAAATGTTTAAGATCTGAAGTTGACATCACTGAAGGTCTACAAAAGAGTGTTATCATCATGTACTGCCCTGAGTGCAACAGTTACTTGCAGCCACCGCGAACTTGGATAAAATGCGAGCTAGAATCCAAAGAGCTCTTAACATTTTGTGTGAAAAGGTTGAAGAATTTGAATAAGGTTAGGCTTATACATGCTGAGTTTATATGGACAGAACCACATTCAAAGAGGATCAAGGTTAAAGTGAGAGTGCAGAAAGAAGTACTTAATGGAGTTGTTTTAGAGCAAGCTTACCTTGTTGAGTATGTTGTACAGGACCACTTGTGTGAATCCTGTTCAAGGGTTGCTGCTAATCCTGATCAGTGGATTGCTTCTGTTCAGTTAAGACAACATGTGCCGCACCGTAGAACTTTCTTTTATCTCGAGCAACTCATTCTCAAGCATGATGCAGCTCTTCGTGCAATAAAGATTAAGCAGATGGATCATGGTATTGATTTTTTCTTCGGCAACCGAAGCCACGCTCTAAAGTTTGTTGATTTCGTCGGTAAAGTTTGTCCAATCAAGAGCCGTAATGATAAACAGCTAGTATCCCATGATGAAAAGAGCTCAACTTACAATTATAAATACACATTTTCTGTTGAAATCTGTCCCATTTGCCGTGAAGATCTGATTTGTCTTCCTCCCAAAACAGCTCTTAGCTTGGGTAATCTGGGTCCACTTGTACTGTGCACGAAAGTAAGTGACAGCATTGCTTTACTTGATCCCCTTACTTTGAGGATGTCGTACATGGTTGCAGACCAGTATTGGAGGATACCTTTCAAGACTTTGCTATCAAGTCGacaacttgtggaatatatagtTTTGGACGTGGAATCCATGATATCTGAAGTCAATGTTGGCGGAACAACTTATGCGCTAGCAGATGTTCAAGTTGCACGTGTTTCTGATTTTGGCAAAAATGACTTGATCTTTAATATAAGAACCCATCTTGGCCATCTTTTAAACCCCGGTGATTATGCTCTTGGTTATGACCTATACGGAGCTAACAGCAATGATATTGAAATTGACAAATATAAAGGTCTTGTCATTCCTGATGCAATTTTAATAAAGAAGAGCTACGAAGAGAAGCGACTAAAGAAACGTGGCAAACCTCGTGCTTGGAAGCTAAAGTCCATGAACATGGAAGTGGATAATTCTAATAGAAAACTTGATGAGGAGAAGATGAATACTGAGTACGAAGAGTTCTTGAAAGATTTGGAAGAAAACCCAGAGATGACGTTTAACATATCCTTGTACCGTAATAAAGAGTACCAACCATCGGAGATGACTGATGCAGATGATGATGGACCATTGCCCTTAGATCAGATGCTTGCTGGTCTTGAACTAGgtgacgaagaagaagaggacAATAATAATAATGGGCAAGGCA